gatcgaatttttttttctccgttTGTTTGCGGAACAACGAGTTTCGAAATCCCGTGGAGAACGTAACATTCTTTGGTTTCTGGATTTGAAGATGAAGGCCACAAAGGAATTGAGCCAGCATGTGGAGGAAAATGAGGTCACGGTCTTGGTTGATGAGGAGGAGGACGAAGAATACGAGTCCGAGGATGAAGTAGTAGACGACGGAGAGGACGATGAagacgacgacgacgacgatgACGATGACGACGACAATGAAGACGAGGAAGACGACGATGAAGATGATGCTCCCGACGGCGGTGACGACGACGACGatgaagacgaagaagaagaaagtgatgTCCAGCGCGGTGGAGAGCCTGACGACGACGATAACGATGACGACGACGAAGATGAAGACGAGGAGGATGAGGAGGAGCAAGGGGAAGAGGTAGTTA
This region of Glycine soja cultivar W05 chromosome 17, ASM419377v2, whole genome shotgun sequence genomic DNA includes:
- the LOC114393905 gene encoding prostatic spermine-binding protein-like — its product is MKATKELSQHVEENEVTVLVDEEEDEEYESEDEVVDDGEDDEDDDDDDDDDDDNEDEEDDDEDDAPDGGDDDDDEDEEEESDVQRGGEPDDDDNDDDDEDEDEEDEEEQGEEADLGTEYLIRPLVTAEEEEASSDFEPEENGEEEEEDVDDEDGEKSEAPPKRKRSDKDDSDDDDGGEDDDERPSKR